A stretch of DNA from Lotus japonicus ecotype B-129 chromosome 4, LjGifu_v1.2:
GTCCCTCTCATTCCTATTGAGGTCCAGGAGGAAGTGGCTATGGATATTTCGCCCGAACGCACAGTGTTAAATGCTCCCTCTGATATGCATTCACAGAAATTGCAGCAACAACATCTATCAGCAACAACTCCTCTTAGTTCCGGTTGTAACCCCTCGTCTTCTACTGTTTCTTCAGATGATGGCGGTGTAACCGCCTTATCTAGGGTGTCTGCACAAGATTTAGCAACAGTTGCTGCTCTAATAGAAGCCATATTAAAGATCAATCAACATGGAAGCTTAATTGATGTGGATctactaattaaaatatttaataaccCCCAAATGGTTGAGAGATTGAGTACTGAAAATAGAATTCCACCACCCAATTTAAGAACTGATTCATCTTCAAACAATCCTCTGAGCATATCCACTTTTGGATTAAATCCTACTTTTCCATCAATTCCACTAATGCCATTGTCTACATCTCCACCTTGTGGTGTGGCAGCTTATTCTGGGACTACTCCACTAACAGGTGTTGCAAGTTTATTACCTTCTCCTGTGGTGATGCCTTCAGCTCCATCATTTACAGTGTTGAATCCTGCCCCTAATAACTGGACAACTCATCTCGCAGCGGCTGCGAATTTATCATATTCAATGGTCAATTCCACACATGGTCCTCACCATGCAGTAACTGCTCCATTGTCTTGTCCTGTCTGTGCACCAAATACAGCTGATCCTCAAATGCAGTTGTCTCGGCATGCATACACACCATTTGAGCCTGCTTCTCAAATTGCAACAGTTGTCAGTGAAAATATATTCACAAGTCAAATGGAGTACCTCCTCATAAGGATACAGTTCGGGCGACATCATCATTAGGGATGAAGCGAGCTGCATCATTATCCATTTATTCCAGTGAACACGGCTCTATTCAATTCTCTTCTACAACAGAGAAGTACTTGAATGCTTTAGGGAATCACCAGGCTCAAACCACTGctagaacaacaacaacactgcATGCTTCCCAATCTAATGCAGGTTCTTCAGGAAGTGCTACTGCAAGGGATGATGGTGAATTTTACAAGAGCTTGGTTAGGCAACGTGATGAAGCTACGCAAGTTAAGCAGGACTCGCAAATAGGCACCGGCCGGGATAGTAGTAGCTCCAACCGAGAGTCAAAACCGGCAGAACAAGACATTAGACACTAAGAACCAGTGAGACACAGAAGTGAGAGACCTGCATGCATATATTATAACAGCCCAAGGGGGTGCAGAAATGGTGGCAAATGCCGCTTTCAGCATAATGGTTCAGGTCGGAGAtgatagaataaataaatattgtgtaatttatttatgtCATTATTATTTCCCTGTAATTAGGCTTAGATTCCTCTGTAATTACTAGCCTAGGTCAACTCTCTTGTATCTATATATACAGTGCATTTTATCAATGAAAATCACGAATTCCAATAATCTTATATGGTATCAAGAGCACAAAAGATCCTAACCTAATTTCTTTTCCTTATCTGATTTCTTTATCTCCTTTCTTTCCCTATAGCAGCCGCTGCCTCCCTCTCTTTTCTTCCCCACCGTCAGCCGTTGTCTTCCCCGCGCCGCCCGCCGGCCGCTCCTCTCTTCCAGAGCCGCCGCCGGCCGCTCGCACCACCGCTGCGAGCCCAAGCGCGCTGGGTTTCTTCACGCCGTCGTTCCATCTTGTGTCTGCGTGAGGACCCGCGTCCCCAGCCGCCGCTCGCGCCGCCGGACCCAGCCTCCCCCTCCGCCGCTCTCCTGGACGAGCCTGCCACTGTCGCCCCTTGCACCGCCAGCGCCGCTCCTTCCTCCTTGCGGTTTCACACGCGTGGGTTGCTGCAATTTCAACCCGACCCGCGTGACAGATCCAGAGCACCGGTTCACACAGCCACCAACCGGTTCGCCCAAACCCGGTTCAACCgccagtttaaaaaaaaaataaaaaaaaaacctattttCCTTTCCTCTGGGTCAAACTCCTCGCCATCATGTCTTCTCAAGCCTCCTCAGATAGCACCTCCGTGACCGCCACCACTTCTCCGGCAGTCACCCCAGTGGCCCCTCCTGCCCCGTCGGCTAAACCTGATTTCCACCCGGCGCTTGCTGTCACGAACATTAGGAATCACATTCCTATTATGCTTGACGTGGACACCGATCGCTATGGCACCTGGGCAGAGCTTTTCCGCATTCATGCCCGTTCTCACCGGGTTCTACATCACATTGTCCCTACTGCAGACAAGCCTCCTCCGCCTGTCACGGACCCTACTTACGAGCTGTGGACCACTTTGGATGCCACGGTCCTTCAGTGGATTTACGCCACCATCTCTATTGACCTGATGACTACCATCATGGAGCCTGACTCCACCGCTCTCACTGCTTGGACGCGTTTGACTGATATTTTTTGGGATAATCAGAACGCTCGTGCTGTCACCCTCGAGCAGGAGTTCTCTACTGTTCGCATGGAAGCTTTTCTGACCGTGGCAGCCTACTGTCAGCGTCTGAAGACGCTTTCTGACCAGCTCCGTGATGTCGGTGCCCCTGTGAACAATCACCGTCTGGTTTTGCAGCTCATCTCCGGCCTCACTGAGGCTTACAAGGGTGTTGCCACCTTGATTCGCCAGAGCAATCCGCTCCCTTCCTTTCATCAGGCTCGCTCCATGCTTACCTTGGAGGAAGCTGGTATGGCTAAGCTAAAACCTGCTGAGCCTCCTGCTGCTTATGTTGCTGCTCAGACGCGCCATTCGGATGCCTCCTCTCAGAGCTCTGACCGTCGGTCCTCAAACCGTTCTCGTTCCCACAACTCTAAGGGTCGTGGTGGGAATCGTGGCTACGGTGGCGGATCCCGCAGTGGCCCGTCTCAGGGTTCCTGTCCTCCGATGCCATCTCCGCAGCAGTACTACCCGTACCAGCCTTGGGGATGGGCCCCACCTCCATGGGCCATGCCTCCGTGTCCATACCCTACATCTCAGTGGACTCGTCCTTCTGCTCCTCCTCGGCAACCCGGCATTCTGGGCCAGCGTCCCCAGGCACATGTTGCTTCCTCCTCACCGGTGCCCACTGACATTGCCACTGCCATGCACACCATGACACTTGGTCCTCCAGACAGCACCTGGTACATGGACACTGGAGCATCCTCTCTTGTTGCAGCATCACAAGATAAtctcacgtcttattctaatttaagtCATCTTACTCAGAAACTGTATGTTGGTAGCGGACAGGGTATTCCAATCCAGGGTTCTGGAAACACCACCCTACCCACCTCCCATAAAAACAAGCCCTTAACCCTTTCCCATGTCTTGCACACACCACAAATTGTTAAAAACTTGATTTCTGTGCGAAAACTTACTACTGATAACcatgtttctgtttgttttgacCCATATGGCTTCTCGGTTAACGATTTTCAGACGGGGATTCCACTCATGAGATGTAACAGTCTTGGCGACCTCTACCCAGTCACTCCGTCCCTTCCATTTGCTGGTCTAGCTCAGAGTCTCTGGCACAGTCGTCTTGGTCATCCCAGTTCTTCTGCCTTGCAGTCTCTTCGTAGTAATAAGTTCATTCGTTATGAGCATTTGAATTCTAGCGCCGTTTGTGAGTCTTGTGTGTTTGGCAAACATGTTAGGTTGCCATTTGTTTCTTCTAATAATGTTACTGTGCTGCCTTTTGACATTTTACACAGTGATTTATGGACTTCGCCTGTTTTGTCTTCCGCCGGTCATCGGTATTATGTTTTATTCTTGGATGATTTTACAGATTTCTTGTGGACATTTCCTTTAAGTAATAAATCCCAAGTTTTTGAAATGTTCACCTCTTTGTCGAATCAAATCCGCACGCATTTTTCTCAATCTGTaaaatgtcttcaatgtgaCAATGGGCGAGAATTTGACAATAAAATTTTTCATGAGTATTGTGCTGCTAATGGTCTTATTTTTCGCTTCTCCTGCCCGCACACATCATCTTAGAATGGTAAGGCGGAGCTCAAAATACGCACCATCAACATGATTCGTACTCTTCTTGCTCATGCATCTGTTCCTCCATCCTTTTGGCATCATGCTCTTCAAATGGCTACCTATCTGCTCAATATCATTCCCCGGAAAGCTCTGTCTAATCTCTCTCCCACTCAACTTCTGTATCGTCGTGACCCGTCTTACACACATCTGCGCGTTTTTGGTTGTCTTTGTTACCCTTTGGTTCCCTCCACTACCATTAACAAATTACAACCCCGCTCTTCCCCTTGTGTCTTCCTAGGGTACCCCCTTCATCACAGAGGTTATAAGTGTTTTGATTTGTCGCATAGAAAAATTATTATCTCCCGACATGTCATCTTTGATGAGACCCAGTTTCCCTTTGCCACCATGCCTACCCCTCCTCCCTCCAAATATGACTCCTTCTCCCTCTATTATTCACCAGTGGACTCATCCATCCACCTTACCTGCACCCAGCCCTACTCTTGCAGGACCTTCCGCCGTGACCACACCCCAACCCTCTAcggcctcctcctcctcttctgaATCCCTACCACCCTCTCCTTCACCTCCTTCGCCGACTCAGCCTGTACCTCCTATCCGTACCATGGCCATTTGCAGCCTGCGTGGTATCTATAAACCCAGAAAACTCTTCAACCTTTCTGTCACCATTGATGATCCCACCATCTCACCACTTCCCAAAAACCCGAAGCTAGCTCTTTCAGACCCAAATTGGAAATCCGCAATGCAGTCTGAATTTTAtgctttaattagaaataaaactTGGGATTTGGTACCTCGTCCTAGTGATGTTAATATCATTCGCTGCATGTGGATTTTTTCGTCATAAGACGAAAGCTAATGGTTGTTTTGAGCGTTATaaagctcgtcttgtaggtgatggcaggtcacaattgcaggtgttgattgtgatgagactTTCAGTCCTGTGGTGAAACCAGCGACCATTCGCACAGTTCTCACCATTGCCCTCTCCAGATCGTGGCCCATTCACCAGCTCGATGTTCAGAATGCCTTCCTCCATGGTGATCTACATGAGACagtctacatgcatcagcccCTAGGTTTCCGTGACCGTACTCATCCCGATTATGTGTGTCGCTTGTGGAAATCTCTTTATGGGTTGAAGCAAGCGCCTCGCGCTTGGTACCAGCGTTTTGCAGATTATGTCTCCACCATTGGCTTTCAGCATagcacctctgatcactctcttTTCATCTATAGACGAGGATCTGACATGGCTTACCTCctgctttatgttgatgacaccATTCTCATCAGCTCTTCTCATGACCTTCGCAAATCTATCGTGGTTCTTCTTGCCTCTgagtttgctatgaaggatctgggTCCGTTGAGCTATTTTTTGGGCATTGCCGTCACCAGACATGCAGGTGGACTTTTTCTTAGTCAGAGTACTTATGCCCGTGACATTATTGCTCGAGCCGGTATAGCATCGTGCAATCCTTGTGCCACTCCAGTTGACACGAAGCCGAAACTCAGTACTTCTGCTGGTACTCTGTGTGATGATCCTACTTTATATCGGAGTCTTGCTAGGGCTTTACAGTATCTCACATTCACCTGTCCTGACATCTCTTATGCTGTTCAGCAGGTGTGTCTTCACATGCACGCCCCCCGCACAGAGCATATGCTTGCACTAAAGCGCATCCTGCGTTATGTTCAGGGCACCTTACAGTTTGGCTTGCATCTATATCCTTCTCCTATCGAGAAGCTTCTTTGATACACCGATGCAGATTGGGGTGGATGTCCCGACACTCGTCGGTCGACTTCTGGTTACTGTGTGTTTCTCGGTGACAACCTCATTTCATGGTCATCCAAGAGACAACCCACGCTTTCCCGTTCCAGTGCTGAGGCTGAGTACCGAGGCGTCGCTAATGTGGTTTCCGAATCATGTTGGCTACGCAATCTGCTTTTGGAGCTTCACTTTCCTCTTTCTCAGGCTACTTTGGTTTATTGTGAtaatgttagtgccatctacATGTCCGGAAATCTTGTCCAGCATCAGCGCACTAAACATATTGAGATAGACATTCACTTTGTTCGCGAGAAGGTCGCCCGTGGTCAGGCACGCattcttcatgttccttctcGTCACCAGATTGCGGACATCTTCACTAAAGGCCTTCCTCGAGTCCTATTTGATGATTTTCGCTCCAGTCTCAGCGTCAGTGAACCTCCCGCTTCAACTGcaggggtgtgatagaataaataaataaatattgtgtaatttatttatgtCATTATTATTTCCCGGTAATTAGGCTTAGATTCCTCTGTAATTACTAGCCTAGGTCAACTCTCTTGTATCTATATATACAGTGCATTTTATCAATGAAAATCACGAATTCCAATCATCTTATAGGAGAGAAGCTGATAACAACGTCCGAGGGAGTAGTTATCTAAAAAAATTGAGACTATAGTAGGATAATCAATTTTGAAGAAAGCATGTTTCATATGGTTTTAGTTTGCAGTACTTCACATTTGGGACAAAAGTTTCAAGGTTCTTTGAGACTCACACTATAACAAAGTTTCAGGGACCATCCATTTTTTCAGTTTGAGGAGATTTGTGTGGTCTTGATCAAGTGAAGTGACATGGTGGTCCATCCATGGAGTCAATAATAGAAGGGTTCATTCCTTTTTCTTTGATTTACTAAGGtttgtaacaattttttttaacttgctACTcagttatttatattttaaataataaactgGTGAGGGCACTAAACCttctcatatttaaataattaagagACAGTATTAGAGACAGtatttttttgggttaaattcacacaataatatatatatatatatatatgtgtgtgtgtctaTGAAGTTTTTGAATATGTAAACATATTTTCAATAAATAGTTCTTTTGATGTACATCTAATTTtattggggttgtctaaatgacccatgagaaaATTTGgattaaataacccatcatctaatcacatttgagataagtgagttggaaataaattaataaataaaatatagaaatttcaactcacttatcttcaatgtgattggatgatgggtgatttaacccaaactttctcatagatcatttagacaacccaatTTTATTGAAATCAATGATGTCATAGTTAATTATACTAGGTGCATACGTAGTAAGTGGGCTAAATCTTAGATTTCGGTTTAATCAGTTTAGCAAGCTTGTCAATTAATGGTAAAAATATTCAGGTACAAAAAATGTACGCAAACATTCTCGTTCTTGAAAATAAATCTAGTTGTACTGCATGGTTGTTGCTCTATCATTGATAAAGGAATAAAGCTCTCTCTTGTACGAGATGTGAAATATTAACCACTAAGGAGTGGTAGAACAAATCATGCTTGAAATGAAATATAAGTGCATAACTTTGTGTGTTGTATAATGTGTGAGATGGCATTTGAGCAATAATGTACTTTCTTTTTGGAATGCCaaattatattataaattaggggtgaacatgggccgggtaaatccaatgaacccgcccaacccaatccgatccaatagaaaaaatgcgggttggatcgggcaatcggattagtcggatggattttactacaacccaaccaagttcggatcggatttcggattcagttcaagtccatccaacccaacccagaatccatacatataataataatttttataattttactcatacttggagtgctagtgtcggagtgatgactttttgaaactttgaaacttaagtatttgtagttatttgtcatatttgaacttagagtatttgttcgtagttatttgttacatgtttatatatagttatttggcatgttggagaaatctaagttctaagtgtcatggcatgacatttagtgttgtttttcactttttagatactatttatattagattatttcatgtcatttggtaatgaagttttatgttttcatgatatttgactatatgtcatttatgtggtattatttctataactttttgtgtctttttcatgctatttagtattataacatatttagtattttttataactttttctgaatttataataatttttgcaagattttttaatatttcatatatattattattttaatatagtgacccaataaatccatccaacccaatccaagctttgtcgggttggttcggatcgggtccgaagaagaaattcgtgaaatccaacccaatccaacccagacaattttgatcggttcggattttattttgaccaaaatccatccaacccaacccatgtgcacccctattATAATGATAGAAATGGGTGTACCCAACCCATGTACAAGGAACACAAAAGAAACAGAGAACAAAATTCTACAAGTTAATTAAGGAATAGGCTTAATTGTAGTTTTTCTCCCTCATCTTTCACTCATGTGTGATTTGCCTCCCTTATGTTTAAAAGGAGCACATTTACTCCCTCATCTTTCAATTTGTGCAAATCAACTCCTTCCGTTAATGAACTGTTAAAAACTTAACGGAGCTCGCTGACGTGGCTTGCTATTTCCACCCCGTTTTCTATTTACACCCGCGCCCCTATTAGAAATTCTAATAGATAAATcgtaaaaaaaaaggaaaatgaaattGAGGAGAGTGATTAAAACATTTTAACCTTAATCCCGAATCAGATTCCTAAATCTACACGAAACCGTTAGAACCATTTATGCTTCATCTTCCATCTTCCAGACAAAAAGACTTCCACCAAATCAATAaccaaaaattaaaacttgatACAAATGAACAAGCTTTGAACCCTAGATTCAACCCAGATCTCAAGCACTCCACATTAACCAGCACTTCCATTTCCCTTCCCTTGCAGAGAGCCCTTCTCCCCTTCGTCCTATCTGACCTTGAACTCCACTGATCGCACACCGCCGAAGAGAGTAAGAGCAAGAGCAAGCACTTTCACCTTCTTCGCCACATCGTCGATCTTGTTCGACCACGCCACCGTTTCTTCgccatcgaccctcatccgcgGGCCGCggaaaaataaaagaagggAAGGAGAAGCTGATAACAGAGGTGAGGGTGGGTGACTTTCCTGATTGTTCTTGGGCGTTGATGATGAAGACGAAGCGACGACGTTGACGGTGAGACCGTTGGGACTATAGAGGAGTTGATCGATGGTGAGGATGGGTTTGGGATTTGGAATTTCCTTTGTAGCTTCAAGATGTAACCATACcaaaatgaaattcatattCAGGATTTTAGCTTCATCCTCTTCCCCTCTTTTTCTCTTGATTGTTTCAAATCTAGAGTTTCTGGAAAGATTTATGAAAATTTCAGATTCTGGGTTCAGCTCCATCCTCTTCCCCTGCAATCACACTCTTTTCTGGGTTGCCTAGGTTTGATTCAGTGACAGTGGGTTTCATGGTGTGAGATTCGAATTCGATTTCATGGTGGTTGAatgaagagagaagaagaagaatggagCGGTGGTGTTGGTGTTGTGATAGATGGAGGGTTGATGTTGTTTAATGGAGAGAGacgagggagaagaagaagaagaaaaagggaaTGGTGGTGGGGGTCTGTGTGTGGCGGTGGTGTTTAATCGAGagattgaagatgaagattgaataagatattaaaagaattaaaattgaattaatagaaaaagaattatttttaaataaacaaTATATGACATGGTATCCTAGTGGCGGGTAATGTCAGAGCCACGTCGTTAATGAAGTCCACATAGACGATTTCCGTCTGAAATTGGATGACAACTTAACGGAAGGAGTTGATTTGCACAAATTGAAAGATAAGGGAGTAAATGTGCTCCTTTTAAACATAAGGGAGACAAATCACACATAggtgaaagatgagggagcaaaactgcaattaagcctaaggAATAATTTCACCATTAAGGAATTGTTTGACTATTTCCTAAAGTACAACAATTGATTTTAGAATCAGATATTCTCTTTTAATATGGTACCAAATCTGTTAGCATGATTGGGTACAATCACAAAATATGTATGTATGTAGAGTTTAATGGAAatacactgacagtgtaaaccaTGTTTACACAGTCACCCAAGAGAAATGCTTCTTTTTGCCACATCATTAAATAATTAGTCTATCaaagtaattttaaaaatgattttatttagTTAGAAATAATAGGGGAAAAGAAACATAGCACGTTTCCCTTGTTGTAGGACCTGCAGTATCCAAAACTAGCAACCCTCAACACAAATTCACCTACTGTGTTTGCTAATCAAAAGCAATAGCTTTGGTAGCGTCTGAGAAATTTGCCACTCCACTTGTACCCATGATCCATCACCCAAAATTGAATTGATTATTATCCACCGACCCAACCCTAAAGTAAAAacgaagaaaatgaaaatggaatAGAGGGAGAGAGGATATTCATCTGAAGATAGAGAAGGCTGAATGAACAAAGGAGGACGAGACGATGAAGACTTCAAAGAAAAGAGAACCGATGGTGGAATTACGGTAGCCACAGTGTTAGATTTGGGTACAATTGATTTTGCAGATGAAGAAGTGAAATCTGCGATTCTGAAAAGGGTGAAACATGTTCttgtttttcctgatttttatttttaatcaaataaattattcttaaaatataattattctGATGTGGCAAAAAGATGCATTTCTATTGGATGtctacactgtcagtgcatccCCATTAAACTCATGTATGTATCTGTACAACAGAAATAATACAACgattgtttctattttattttcttttatctgaTTCCTCATGGAGAACCCAAACTTATCAAGCTCTTCAAACCCTAAAAACGTCCTCCTTGTTTTACCATTGCTAAGAGGCCATAAATTAGATGACAATATTTTTGGCACAAGGAAATGTCCAGATGAATTCATCACCACTGAAGGAAGCAAGAAAACCAATCCAGATTTTGAAGATTGGAATTGAACACATCAGTTACTACTTGGGTGGCTGATCAACTCCATGAATAAAGATGTAGCAACACAACTTCTTCCCTGTGAGACATCAAAACAACTTTGGGATTATTGCATATTACCTGACATATTTGACATATTTTGCTAGAAGATTATTGGATAGAAGATTATTGCATGAAGTTGGATAGAAGATTATTGCATATTACCTAACATATTTTGCTTCCTTTAGCCCACCATACCCCTTTAGATTTCCTTGCCCGCTCCACGTTAAACACATGCAGAAGCTAGCTAGCACACTTAGATGG
This window harbors:
- the LOC130712408 gene encoding zinc finger CCCH domain-containing protein 30-like, coding for MTQQVKYFLPDDSPSQIGRKLQGGHHHLQAKTTSILRSSTNESTDSDLLPGFESGPFLNQPMVKWECPPQFAISPHWFVRAGEASEEKDTEKLRELRVLEAHYPRSSSIPQSPLVSLDVEEKDYDDTATPIVSLIPIEETEDYDDDNASSDIVPLIPIEVQEEVAMDISPERTVLNAPSDMHSQKLQQQHLSATTPLSSGCNPSSSTVSSDDGGVTALSRVSAQDLATVAALIEAILKINQHGSLIDVDLLIKIFNNPQMVERLSTENRIPPPNLRTDSSSNNPLSISTFGLNPTFPSIPLMPLSTSPPCGVAAYSGTTPLTGVASLLPSPVVMPSAPSFTVLNPAPNNWTTHLAAAANLSYSMVNSTHGPHHAVTAPLSCPVCAPNTADPQMQLSRHAYTPFEPASQIATVVSENIFTSQMEYLLIRIQFGRHHH